One window of Candidatus Mycobacterium wuenschmannii genomic DNA carries:
- the sigI gene encoding RNA polymerase sigma factor SigI produces the protein MSNIAQAWRGHRPYLVNLAYQMLGDVGDAEDVAQEAFLRLSRADIDAIGDVRAWLTVVAGRLCLDQVRSARARYERPGDIDATAIALHARSGPGPAERVTLDDEVRTALFEVLGRLSPGERVSFVLHDVFGVPFDEIAETVGRPVGTCRQLARRARAKIALAQPKPGEVSAIEHQRVTEKFITACADGDLQALVEVLDPTVWGVGTILADPAPPPQINHGPHDVAVNLLRYLGPGATVVSGPAGQPVLLAFDERRLFAVVVLTITDALVTKIEATADPAARG, from the coding sequence ATGAGCAATATCGCGCAAGCGTGGCGGGGGCACCGCCCGTATCTGGTGAACCTCGCCTACCAGATGCTCGGCGACGTCGGCGACGCGGAAGACGTTGCGCAGGAGGCCTTTCTACGGCTATCGCGGGCCGACATCGACGCCATCGGGGATGTTCGCGCCTGGCTGACCGTAGTGGCGGGCCGGCTGTGTCTCGATCAGGTTCGGTCGGCACGGGCCCGCTACGAACGACCCGGCGACATCGACGCGACGGCGATCGCACTGCACGCCCGGTCCGGGCCGGGTCCGGCGGAGCGGGTGACGCTCGACGACGAGGTGCGCACGGCACTGTTCGAGGTGCTGGGCCGGCTGAGCCCCGGCGAGCGAGTGTCGTTCGTGCTGCACGACGTGTTCGGGGTGCCGTTCGACGAGATCGCCGAGACCGTCGGCCGGCCGGTGGGCACCTGCCGTCAGCTGGCCCGCCGGGCGCGGGCGAAAATCGCTCTCGCGCAACCGAAGCCGGGCGAGGTCTCGGCGATCGAGCACCAGCGGGTCACCGAGAAGTTCATCACCGCCTGTGCGGACGGCGACCTGCAGGCGCTGGTCGAGGTGCTCGACCCGACGGTGTGGGGTGTCGGCACGATCCTGGCCGATCCCGCGCCGCCCCCGCAGATCAACCACGGGCCGCACGACGTCGCGGTCAACCTGCTGCGCTATCTCGGCCCGGGAGCGACGGTGGTCAGCGGTCCCGCCGGCCAACCCGTGTTGCTGGCGTTCGACGAGCGACGCCTCTTCGCGGTCGTCGTGCTGACTATCACCGACGCGCTGGTGACCAAGATCGAGGCCACGGCGGACCCGGCGGCGCGCGGCTAG